A stretch of the Archangium violaceum genome encodes the following:
- a CDS encoding cysteine hydrolase family protein, whose product MSPTQTERGSEMVSRNPQQTALVIIDVQNGILAHLDGERGDAARRALDETVGRISGLLARARDAGLAVFHVQHNGPASHRLAVGSEGWRIRSELAPRPNELLINKTACDSFFGTRLEEELRARQIEHVVVAGCMTQYCIDTTVRRAVSLGFDVTLAADGHATGDAGSLRFEQIIAHHNALLDGFDAGAREVLVRPCAALP is encoded by the coding sequence ATGAGCCCGACGCAGACGGAACGAGGAAGCGAAATGGTGAGCCGCAACCCCCAGCAGACAGCCCTGGTCATCATCGACGTGCAGAACGGCATTCTCGCGCATCTCGACGGCGAGCGGGGCGATGCCGCCCGCCGTGCGCTCGATGAAACCGTCGGCCGGATCTCCGGCCTGCTGGCTCGGGCTCGAGATGCGGGTCTCGCCGTGTTCCACGTTCAGCACAATGGTCCCGCGTCACACCGGCTGGCCGTCGGCTCGGAAGGCTGGCGCATCCGTTCGGAACTGGCGCCGCGCCCGAACGAGCTCCTGATCAACAAGACGGCCTGCGACTCCTTCTTCGGGACGAGGCTGGAGGAGGAGCTGCGGGCCAGGCAGATCGAGCACGTCGTCGTCGCGGGCTGCATGACGCAGTACTGCATTGACACCACGGTGCGGCGGGCGGTCAGCCTCGGTTTCGACGTGACGCTGGCCGCCGACGGCCACGCCACCGGCGACGCGGGTTCCCTGCGCTTCGAGCAGATCATCGCGCACCACAATGCCCTGCTCGACGGTTTCGATGCTGGAGCTCGGGAGGTTTTGGTGCGTCCCTGCGCGGCGCTTCCCTGA
- a CDS encoding LysR family transcriptional regulator: MNDLAAFVAVADERSFTRAASRLGMSPSALSHAMRSLEERLGVRLLARTTRSVSATEAGERLLRILRPAFEDIGAGLAALGELRDKPAGAVRITTFRHAAASVLWPVLPGLLAAHPDVRVEISIDEGLTDIVESRFDAGIRWGGKVARDMVAVRVSPDIRMAVVGAPAYFARHPVPGSPRDLTRHPCINYRMKTGGGLYMSGSSKRTGRHCGSRPTVPSS, encoded by the coding sequence TTGAATGACCTCGCCGCCTTCGTGGCGGTCGCGGACGAGCGGAGCTTCACGCGCGCCGCGTCCAGGCTGGGCATGTCGCCCTCCGCGCTGAGTCACGCAATGCGGTCACTCGAGGAACGCCTCGGCGTGCGGCTGCTGGCGCGGACGACCCGGAGTGTCTCGGCCACCGAGGCCGGCGAGCGCCTGCTGCGCATCCTTCGGCCCGCCTTCGAGGACATCGGCGCCGGGCTCGCGGCTCTCGGCGAGCTGCGAGACAAGCCCGCGGGGGCCGTGCGCATCACCACGTTCAGGCACGCGGCGGCTTCCGTGCTGTGGCCCGTGTTGCCCGGCCTCCTCGCCGCGCATCCCGATGTTCGCGTCGAGATCTCCATCGACGAGGGCCTGACCGACATCGTCGAGAGCCGCTTCGACGCGGGCATCCGGTGGGGTGGGAAGGTCGCCAGGGACATGGTCGCCGTGCGGGTCAGCCCGGACATCCGGATGGCCGTCGTTGGCGCACCAGCGTACTTCGCCAGGCATCCCGTACCAGGCTCTCCGCGGGACCTCACCCGGCATCCTTGCATCAACTACCGGATGAAGACGGGGGGAGGTCTATATATGTCTGGGAGTTCGAAAAGGACGGGAAGGCACTGCGGATCAAGGCCGACGGTCCCCTCGTCCTGA
- a CDS encoding transposase: MHALRTEAGRQAPALATVQMDTLRLSLLKVAAHVTRSARRLWVRLPTSFPLAAVFMALAGSLRWVPS, encoded by the coding sequence ATGCATGCGCTGCGCACCGAGGCGGGCCGACAGGCTCCCGCCCTGGCCACGGTGCAGATGGACACGCTGCGGCTGAGCCTGTTGAAGGTGGCAGCCCACGTGACACGCTCGGCGCGTCGGCTGTGGGTGCGCTTGCCGACGTCCTTCCCGCTGGCTGCTGTCTTCATGGCCCTGGCCGGCTCGCTGCGCTGGGTGCCCTCGTGA
- a CDS encoding transposase encodes MTHCTPAVLHFHPTLPVQLTCDAPHTSSDGGALLLRLMDERLGLTQKLAACIPDARDPARVVHSRLEQVRQRVYQMALGYEDCNDAHALRHDPALQVACDLMPHSGSPLSSQPTLCRLENAVDGHSVRKLLGVLEQHYLDSFTSPPRGGGARHRQTC; translated from the coding sequence ATGACGCACTGTACTCCAGCCGTCCTCCACTTCCACCCCACTCTTCCGGTTCAGCTCACGTGCGACGCGCCACACACCTCCAGCGATGGGGGAGCGCTGTTGCTGAGGCTGATGGACGAGCGTTTGGGGCTCACGCAGAAGCTGGCCGCCTGCATTCCTGACGCACGCGACCCGGCGCGGGTGGTGCACTCGCGTCTGGAGCAGGTGCGCCAGCGCGTCTACCAGATGGCCCTGGGCTACGAAGACTGCAACGACGCGCACGCCCTGCGTCATGACCCGGCCCTCCAGGTGGCGTGCGACCTGATGCCGCACAGCGGCTCGCCCCTGTCCTCGCAGCCCACGCTCTGCCGCCTGGAGAACGCCGTGGACGGGCACAGCGTGCGCAAGCTGCTGGGCGTCCTGGAGCAGCATTACCTCGACTCCTTCACCTCGCCCCCCCGAGGTGGTGGTGCTCGACATCGACAGACGTGTTGA
- a CDS encoding DUF262 domain-containing protein, whose translation MTSQNLLETTTVTLGDIFGNGKIYEVPPFQRDYSWGLENWEDLWEDIRGLDSAGSLHSQHYMGAIVLQTSGENRFKIIDGQQRLATLTFLALAVLKRLNDLVECSIEPDANRERSELLRSQFIGTKDPGSLKYSSKLFLNENDDSFYQQHLVQLKEPRTRRRPDSHQKLWSAYRFFVDRLEERFRGVTDGAILADFLNKLVARRLLFIQIKVLDELSAYTVFETLNARGLELTSTDLLKNFLFAQAAGGRTDLQLVKKQWESIVARITMPIFPTFLFHHLNAEELNIRENRLFHHVKRNIDSREKAFALLDDLEESSEWYAALDDPQDPFWQDYPPECRNYVRALRLFRVEQYKPLILAARQRFRKDGGQLRQLLRLCMVVSFRYNIIGQRNTGDLKRAYNEAAVHLWKGEYQTTKQVKEGLGPIYLSDEELRDAFSSRTVDSRGNRKRLAMYILCELEKRASNTDIDFETTEATLEHILPESPRAGWEAISEEDRERFTYRLGNYTLLEPTLNREAENKDFATKLQIYARSRYQITRSIASADWNAEAIRKRQDLFAREATAIWRLDY comes from the coding sequence ATGACCTCGCAGAACCTGCTCGAAACCACCACGGTCACCCTGGGTGACATCTTCGGGAACGGCAAGATCTACGAAGTCCCCCCTTTCCAGAGAGACTACTCGTGGGGCCTCGAGAACTGGGAAGACCTCTGGGAGGACATCCGGGGACTCGATTCCGCCGGGAGCCTCCACTCGCAGCACTACATGGGCGCCATCGTCCTGCAGACCTCGGGGGAAAACCGCTTCAAGATCATCGATGGGCAACAGCGGCTTGCCACGCTGACCTTCCTCGCCCTGGCGGTGCTGAAGCGGCTGAATGACCTCGTCGAGTGTTCCATCGAGCCTGACGCGAACAGGGAGCGCTCCGAGCTGCTGAGAAGTCAGTTCATCGGGACCAAGGACCCGGGTTCCCTCAAATATTCGAGCAAGCTCTTCCTCAACGAGAACGACGACAGCTTCTATCAACAGCACTTGGTGCAACTCAAGGAGCCCAGGACCAGACGGCGGCCCGACTCTCACCAGAAGCTCTGGAGTGCCTACCGCTTCTTCGTCGACCGTCTGGAGGAGCGCTTCCGTGGGGTGACTGATGGGGCCATTCTCGCGGACTTCCTCAACAAGCTCGTCGCCCGCCGCCTGCTCTTCATTCAAATCAAGGTGCTCGACGAACTCTCGGCGTACACCGTCTTTGAGACCCTCAACGCCCGTGGGCTTGAGCTGACCTCCACAGACCTGCTGAAAAACTTCCTATTCGCGCAGGCGGCCGGGGGGAGGACGGATCTGCAGCTCGTGAAGAAACAGTGGGAATCCATCGTGGCACGGATCACCATGCCCATTTTCCCCACGTTCCTCTTCCACCACCTCAACGCCGAGGAACTCAACATCCGCGAGAACCGGCTGTTCCACCATGTCAAACGAAACATTGACAGCCGTGAGAAGGCCTTTGCCCTGCTGGATGACCTGGAGGAGTCATCAGAGTGGTACGCCGCGCTCGACGATCCCCAGGACCCCTTCTGGCAGGACTACCCTCCCGAATGTCGCAACTATGTCCGCGCGCTCAGGCTGTTCCGTGTCGAGCAGTACAAGCCGCTCATCCTCGCCGCTAGGCAACGGTTCCGAAAGGATGGGGGGCAACTCAGACAGCTTTTGCGCCTCTGCATGGTCGTGTCTTTCCGCTACAACATCATCGGGCAGCGAAACACAGGCGACCTAAAGCGAGCCTACAACGAGGCCGCCGTCCATCTCTGGAAAGGGGAGTACCAGACCACAAAGCAGGTCAAGGAGGGGCTCGGTCCCATCTACCTATCGGACGAAGAGTTGCGCGATGCCTTCAGCAGCCGGACGGTCGACTCGCGCGGAAACAGAAAGAGGCTCGCCATGTACATTCTTTGCGAGCTAGAGAAGCGTGCCTCCAATACTGACATCGACTTCGAAACGACTGAGGCCACCCTTGAGCACATCCTCCCGGAGAGTCCGAGAGCAGGGTGGGAGGCCATCTCGGAGGAAGACCGCGAGCGCTTCACTTATCGGCTGGGCAACTACACCCTCCTGGAGCCAACCCTCAACCGGGAAGCCGAGAACAAGGACTTCGCCACCAAGCTGCAGATCTACGCCAGGAGCAGGTACCAGATTACAAGAAGCATTGCGTCTGCGGACTGGAATGCCGAGGCCATCCGGAAGCGGCAGGACCTCTTCGCCAGGGAAGCTACTGCCATCTGGCGGCTGGACTATTGA
- a CDS encoding ATP-binding protein → MTLELGTLVVASLAYLLLLFLIAYAAERGRIPSRITQHPLAYALALGVYATSWSYFGSVGYAGQYGFRYLAIYLGATLSCLLVPVLWRPLLKLTRELQLTSLADLFAFRYPGQATGTAVTLALLVGTLPYLALQVRAVVESARVLSPSASATLLGLGFCATTIVFSVLFGARYVTVRERHEGLALAIAFESLVKGVALVLVGAWAVASVFGGPGGLQAWLDAHPEALHAMQEPAREASWTPLLVISCAAAFLIPRQYHVAFTESPERDALSTATWAFPLLLLLMNVAVPLVLWAGVEMGLPGPADFHVLAVPAARGAHALALLAFLGGISASSAMVIVTTLAMAPMCLTHLVLPLGYARAPGNLYRRLLWARRVLIAAIILAGYGFYLLLDKRAAGLVDLGLISFVGVAQFIPGLLGLLFWPRATRTGFLSGLGVGTAVWAVLLLRPLWLGHGLPPRAAELATLLGFSAVDPWSFVTFTSLTLNALTFVGLSLATRSSPEEAEAARLCARETPSLSAGNVTASSPDEFRQQLAPVLGPDAATAELERALGELGLTHGERRPSELRRLRDQIERNLSGLLGPVLARLAVSEALQVDPRASTALAEQLRFVEERLRDARGMKGPVRELEAVRRYLQRILEELPLGACALGPDQDVVIWNAALERLSGLSSEEVRGQTLTHLPEPWGGLLSGFASGPDADAETQVRLDGRERILRLHRSLATLPESTQERPERPEGAVLLVEDLTERKAMDARLAHQDRLASVGRVAAGVAHEIGNPLTAITSVAQNLRYEEDPAEIHERVQLILQQARRIDAIVRALVTFSHAGVTEGKTVPVTRVTLSPLLAEAAHLSRLGRKSADVTCVSHCPEGLEVMGNPQRLEQVFVNLVTNAIDASPRGGRVELFAEEAGEQVNVRVVDQGHGIPPEFAQRIFEPFFTTKQPGEGTGLGLALVSSIVQEHGGTLEVDSQPGAGTTFTVTLPKAMARQSTLQSGGSRGVRGP, encoded by the coding sequence ATGACACTTGAGCTGGGCACGCTCGTCGTCGCCTCCCTCGCCTACCTGTTGTTGCTGTTCCTCATCGCCTACGCCGCCGAGCGCGGACGCATCCCCTCGCGCATCACCCAGCACCCGCTGGCCTACGCCCTGGCGCTCGGCGTCTACGCCACCTCCTGGTCCTACTTCGGCAGCGTGGGCTACGCCGGCCAGTACGGCTTCCGCTACCTCGCCATCTACCTCGGCGCCACCCTCTCCTGCCTGCTCGTCCCCGTGCTGTGGCGCCCGCTGCTCAAGCTCACGCGGGAGTTGCAGCTCACCTCGCTCGCGGACCTCTTCGCCTTCCGCTACCCGGGACAGGCCACCGGTACCGCGGTGACGCTGGCGCTGCTGGTGGGCACCCTGCCCTACCTGGCCCTGCAGGTGCGCGCCGTCGTCGAGTCCGCGCGCGTCCTTAGCCCCTCGGCCTCGGCCACCCTGCTGGGGCTGGGCTTCTGCGCCACCACCATCGTCTTCTCCGTCCTCTTCGGGGCCCGCTACGTCACCGTGCGCGAGCGCCATGAAGGCCTCGCGCTGGCCATCGCCTTCGAGTCGCTGGTGAAGGGCGTGGCGCTGGTGCTCGTGGGGGCCTGGGCGGTGGCCTCCGTCTTCGGTGGCCCGGGAGGACTCCAGGCGTGGCTGGACGCCCACCCCGAGGCGCTGCACGCCATGCAGGAGCCCGCGCGCGAGGCCTCCTGGACGCCGCTGCTCGTCATCTCCTGCGCCGCCGCCTTCCTCATCCCGCGCCAGTACCACGTGGCCTTCACGGAGAGCCCCGAGCGCGATGCCCTCTCCACCGCCACGTGGGCCTTCCCGCTGCTGCTCCTGTTGATGAACGTGGCGGTGCCGCTCGTGCTCTGGGCCGGCGTGGAGATGGGACTGCCAGGGCCCGCGGACTTCCACGTCCTCGCCGTGCCCGCCGCACGGGGCGCCCACGCGCTGGCGCTGCTCGCGTTCCTCGGCGGCATCTCCGCCTCCAGCGCCATGGTCATCGTCACCACGCTGGCCATGGCGCCCATGTGCCTCACGCACCTGGTGCTGCCGCTCGGCTACGCGCGGGCACCGGGCAACCTGTACCGCCGGCTGCTGTGGGCCCGGCGTGTCCTCATCGCCGCCATCATCCTCGCGGGCTACGGCTTCTACCTGCTGCTCGACAAGCGGGCCGCGGGGCTGGTGGACCTGGGGTTGATCTCCTTCGTCGGCGTGGCGCAGTTCATCCCCGGGCTGCTGGGACTGCTCTTCTGGCCCCGGGCCACGCGCACGGGATTCCTCTCGGGCCTGGGCGTGGGCACCGCCGTATGGGCCGTGCTGCTGCTGCGACCACTGTGGTTGGGCCATGGTCTGCCACCACGGGCCGCGGAGCTGGCGACCCTCCTGGGCTTCTCCGCCGTCGACCCATGGAGCTTCGTCACCTTCACCTCCCTCACCCTCAATGCGCTGACCTTCGTGGGACTCTCGCTCGCCACGCGCTCCTCGCCCGAGGAGGCCGAGGCGGCACGGCTGTGCGCGCGCGAGACGCCCTCGCTGAGCGCGGGCAACGTGACGGCCAGCTCCCCGGACGAGTTCCGCCAGCAGCTCGCGCCCGTGCTGGGGCCGGACGCAGCAACCGCCGAGCTGGAGCGGGCGCTCGGCGAGCTCGGGTTGACCCATGGAGAGCGCCGCCCGTCGGAGCTGCGCCGGCTGAGGGATCAGATCGAACGCAACCTGTCCGGCCTGCTGGGCCCGGTGCTGGCACGGCTGGCGGTGAGCGAGGCCTTGCAGGTGGATCCCCGGGCGAGCACGGCGCTCGCCGAGCAGCTTCGCTTCGTGGAGGAGCGGCTGCGCGACGCACGGGGGATGAAGGGCCCGGTGCGTGAGCTGGAGGCGGTGAGGCGCTACCTCCAGCGAATCCTCGAGGAGCTGCCCCTGGGCGCGTGCGCGCTGGGGCCGGACCAGGACGTGGTCATCTGGAACGCGGCGCTGGAGCGGCTGTCCGGCCTGAGCTCCGAGGAGGTGCGGGGCCAGACGCTGACGCATCTGCCGGAGCCCTGGGGAGGACTGCTCTCCGGCTTCGCCTCGGGCCCGGACGCGGACGCCGAGACACAGGTCCGGCTCGACGGGCGCGAGCGCATCCTCCGGCTGCACCGCTCGCTGGCCACGCTCCCGGAGAGCACGCAGGAGAGACCCGAGCGCCCGGAAGGCGCGGTGCTGCTGGTGGAGGACCTGACCGAGCGCAAGGCGATGGACGCGCGGCTGGCGCACCAGGATCGACTGGCCTCGGTGGGACGGGTGGCCGCGGGCGTGGCGCATGAGATTGGCAACCCGCTGACGGCCATCACCAGCGTGGCGCAGAACCTTCGTTACGAGGAAGACCCGGCGGAAATCCACGAGCGGGTGCAGCTCATCCTCCAGCAGGCCCGGCGCATCGACGCGATCGTCCGGGCGCTCGTCACCTTCAGCCACGCGGGAGTGACGGAGGGAAAGACCGTGCCCGTCACCCGGGTGACGCTGTCACCGCTGCTGGCCGAGGCCGCGCATCTCTCGCGCCTGGGCCGCAAGAGCGCCGACGTGACGTGCGTGAGCCACTGCCCCGAGGGCCTGGAGGTGATGGGCAATCCGCAGCGGCTGGAGCAGGTTTTCGTGAACCTGGTCACCAACGCGATCGACGCCTCGCCACGAGGCGGACGGGTGGAGCTCTTCGCCGAGGAAGCAGGTGAGCAGGTGAATGTGCGCGTGGTGGACCAGGGCCACGGGATTCCACCCGAGTTCGCGCAGCGCATCTTCGAGCCCTTCTTCACGACCAAGCAGCCCGGAGAGGGAACCGGGCTGGGACTCGCGCTGGTGTCCAGCATCGTCCAGGAGCACGGCGGCACGCTGGAGGTGGACAGCCAGCCCGGAGCCGGCACCACCTTCACCGTGACACTCCCGAAGGCGATGGCCCGACAGTCCACCCTCCAATCAGGCGGATCGCGAGGAGTTCGTGGCCCATGA
- a CDS encoding Hpt domain-containing protein, producing MEQQVLAMDVRQLEKLSVLQDEDAPNLVADMARGYLDRTPQRIVRMRELLAAGNAAVLANEAHGLATSSGMFGMMRVRMHCKALENLARERPGLEGAAELLSAVEQAYQEARPLLMAQVGIQE from the coding sequence ATGGAGCAGCAGGTCCTCGCGATGGATGTGCGGCAATTGGAGAAGCTGAGCGTGCTTCAGGACGAAGACGCTCCGAATCTCGTGGCGGACATGGCGCGCGGCTATCTGGACCGCACGCCCCAGAGAATCGTCCGGATGCGGGAGCTGCTCGCCGCGGGGAACGCCGCGGTGCTCGCCAACGAGGCCCACGGCCTGGCGACGAGCAGCGGGATGTTCGGGATGATGCGGGTGCGCATGCACTGCAAGGCGCTGGAGAACCTCGCGCGGGAGCGCCCGGGGCTGGAGGGCGCGGCGGAGCTGCTGTCCGCGGTGGAGCAGGCATACCAGGAGGCAAGACCCCTGCTGATGGCCCAGGTGGGAATCCAGGAGTGA
- a CDS encoding MBL fold metallo-hydrolase gives MKLLWIAGLALVSLLVFLGPRAEASTANRVTILYDGFGKPSDLRKDWGFAALIEYEGKRILFDTGNNPDHFAHNVQRLGVDLTNLDFVVISHRHGDHASGLKHLLEVNPDVPIYVPADEYFGGVTPPHFFEHGDESLPPEMRYFDGHPPHDNPHGTPWREANFIRVTAPLEVAPGIRLITTTSRKPGTMELKELSLVLETPSGNVLVAGCSHPGIEPILQEASRASSSSRFRMLFGGLHLVEASDAEIQAIVSSLLDTWRIRELAPGHCSGERTFALLRARLGQRHVYAGVGTTIPL, from the coding sequence ATGAAGCTGCTGTGGATCGCCGGACTCGCCCTCGTTTCACTGCTCGTCTTCCTCGGCCCGCGCGCGGAGGCGAGCACGGCCAACCGCGTCACCATCCTCTACGACGGGTTCGGCAAGCCGTCCGACCTGAGGAAGGACTGGGGCTTCGCCGCCCTCATCGAGTACGAGGGCAAGCGCATCCTCTTCGATACCGGCAACAACCCCGACCACTTCGCCCACAACGTCCAGCGCCTGGGCGTGGACCTGACGAACCTCGACTTCGTCGTCATCTCCCACCGCCACGGGGACCATGCCTCGGGCCTGAAGCACCTGCTCGAGGTCAACCCGGACGTGCCCATCTACGTGCCCGCCGACGAGTACTTCGGCGGCGTCACTCCGCCCCACTTCTTCGAGCACGGCGACGAGTCCCTTCCGCCGGAGATGCGCTACTTCGACGGGCACCCGCCCCATGACAACCCGCACGGGACGCCCTGGCGCGAGGCGAACTTCATCCGCGTGACCGCCCCCCTGGAGGTCGCCCCGGGCATCCGCCTCATCACCACCACCTCGCGGAAGCCCGGCACGATGGAGCTCAAGGAGCTGTCGCTGGTGCTCGAGACTCCGTCGGGCAACGTGCTGGTGGCCGGCTGCTCGCACCCGGGCATCGAGCCGATCCTCCAGGAGGCCTCGCGCGCCTCGTCCTCCTCGCGTTTCCGCATGCTCTTCGGCGGCCTGCACCTCGTGGAGGCCTCGGACGCGGAGATCCAGGCCATCGTTTCCTCCCTGCTCGACACGTGGCGCATCCGGGAGCTGGCTCCCGGTCACTGCTCGGGCGAGCGCACGTTCGCCCTGCTCCGGGCCCGGTTGGGTCAGCGGCACGTCTACGCGGGGGTCGGCACCACCATTCCCCTCTAG
- a CDS encoding DUF488 family protein, which yields MSTELPKRKAPGWGKASIYTVGHSTRSAEELVELLRAHGIQTLVDIRTVPRSRKNPQFNRDTLPRTLGAEDIRYVHLPRLGGLRRASKDSPNTGWRNASFRGYADYMRTDEFARGLEELRELTPDGPLALMCAEAVRWRCHRSLVADALYARGVEVRHITSRTRSEPHALTPFAVLHGRQVLYPGPGEQAGAKQTELDLGL from the coding sequence ATGAGCACGGAGCTGCCGAAGAGAAAAGCACCGGGCTGGGGGAAGGCGAGCATCTACACGGTGGGCCACTCCACGCGCTCGGCGGAGGAGCTGGTGGAGCTGCTGCGAGCGCACGGAATCCAGACGCTCGTGGACATCCGCACGGTGCCGCGCTCGAGGAAGAACCCCCAGTTCAACCGGGACACCCTGCCCCGAACGCTCGGGGCGGAGGACATCCGGTACGTGCACCTGCCGAGGCTCGGGGGGTTGCGACGCGCGAGCAAGGACTCGCCCAACACCGGGTGGCGCAACGCCAGCTTCCGCGGCTACGCGGACTACATGCGAACCGACGAGTTCGCACGAGGGCTCGAGGAGCTGCGGGAGCTCACGCCGGACGGGCCGCTGGCCCTCATGTGCGCCGAGGCGGTGCGCTGGCGGTGCCACCGCTCGCTCGTGGCGGACGCGCTGTATGCCCGGGGAGTGGAGGTGCGGCACATCACCAGCCGAACCCGCTCCGAGCCCCACGCGCTCACGCCCTTCGCGGTGCTGCACGGCAGACAGGTGCTCTACCCGGGCCCGGGGGAACAGGCCGGCGCGAAGCAGACCGAGCTGGACCTGGGCCTCTGA
- a CDS encoding SAM hydrolase/SAM-dependent halogenase family protein, translating into MPPPISLLTDFGLTDTYVGQMKAAILRVAPGAVLVDLTHAVPAQDVRGGAFLLWSAVEAFPEGSLHLAVVDPGVGSTRRAVAARTRRGDVLVGPDNGLLVPAIEQLGGLAGAVELTAPEYRGPRQSRTIHGRDVFAPAVGHLAAGVELEKLGRALHHLERPFSFPPPGEENGWPVGEVLHVDTYGNLITNLPGALLPARFQVHIGATVIREAPHAHYQVVASGEPLSLVGSAGLLEVSVREGSAAEVLGVGRGTRVRIEPG; encoded by the coding sequence ATGCCTCCACCCATCAGCCTGCTGACGGATTTCGGCCTGACGGATACCTACGTGGGCCAGATGAAGGCGGCGATCCTCCGGGTCGCCCCGGGAGCGGTCCTCGTGGACCTGACGCATGCGGTGCCCGCCCAGGACGTGAGAGGGGGTGCCTTCCTGCTATGGAGCGCGGTGGAGGCCTTCCCCGAGGGCTCGCTGCACCTGGCGGTGGTGGATCCGGGCGTGGGCTCGACACGGCGAGCCGTGGCGGCGAGGACGCGGCGGGGTGACGTGCTGGTGGGTCCGGACAACGGACTGTTGGTGCCAGCCATCGAGCAGCTCGGGGGATTGGCCGGGGCGGTGGAGCTGACCGCGCCAGAATACCGGGGACCCAGACAGTCGAGGACCATCCACGGGCGGGATGTGTTCGCACCGGCGGTGGGACACCTGGCGGCGGGGGTGGAGCTGGAGAAGCTCGGCCGCGCGTTGCACCACCTGGAGAGACCCTTCTCATTCCCACCCCCGGGAGAGGAGAACGGATGGCCGGTGGGCGAGGTGCTCCACGTGGACACCTACGGCAACCTCATCACCAACCTGCCCGGGGCGCTCCTACCGGCGCGCTTCCAGGTGCACATCGGGGCCACGGTCATCCGGGAGGCGCCACACGCGCATTACCAGGTCGTCGCATCCGGAGAACCGCTGTCCCTGGTGGGGAGCGCGGGGCTGCTGGAGGTGTCCGTGAGGGAAGGGAGCGCGGCCGAGGTGCTCGGGGTAGGCCGGGGAACGAGAGTGCGAATCGAACCAGGCTGA
- a CDS encoding FAD-dependent oxidoreductase: MHVVILGCGVSGLSCGVRLLEAGHPVEIWARELPPHTTSDVAAAVWYPYHAFPQERVSAWAGRTLEVLRALAREPDTGVRSILGTELLLRPAPDPWWTPCVPGFRRATPAELLPDFVDGYVFEAPVIDMPRYLPYLLARFRRLGGSVLQREVRSLDEAWDVAPLVINCTGLGSRELLGDTSLFPIRGEVLRVEPLPLERFLFDEQDETRGMTYLIPRFQDCILGGTLVEGSWSLEPDPAQAEAILARAARLLPAGTRLHVLQHLVGLRPGRPSVRLELEQVGGRHVLHNYGHGGAGVTLSWGCAEEVVALAGQLAGGTALVGPAWNPSSTGRTHGT; encoded by the coding sequence ATGCACGTCGTCATCCTTGGATGTGGAGTCTCTGGACTGTCCTGCGGTGTCCGGCTGCTCGAAGCCGGTCACCCGGTGGAGATCTGGGCGCGCGAGCTGCCCCCGCACACCACGTCCGATGTCGCGGCGGCCGTGTGGTACCCGTACCATGCCTTCCCCCAGGAGCGCGTCTCCGCCTGGGCCGGGCGCACCCTCGAGGTGCTGCGCGCGCTCGCCCGGGAGCCCGACACCGGTGTCCGGAGTATCCTCGGGACGGAGCTCCTGCTTCGTCCCGCCCCCGACCCGTGGTGGACGCCGTGCGTCCCCGGCTTCCGTCGCGCCACTCCGGCGGAGCTGCTCCCGGACTTCGTGGATGGCTACGTGTTCGAGGCTCCCGTCATCGACATGCCTCGCTACCTCCCGTATCTGCTGGCCCGCTTCCGCCGGCTCGGTGGCTCCGTGCTCCAGCGCGAGGTGCGCTCCCTGGACGAGGCGTGGGACGTGGCTCCGTTGGTGATCAACTGCACCGGCCTGGGGTCTCGTGAGCTCCTGGGGGACACGTCGCTCTTCCCCATCCGCGGGGAGGTGCTCCGCGTGGAACCGCTCCCGCTGGAGCGCTTCCTCTTCGACGAGCAGGACGAGACGCGTGGCATGACCTACCTCATTCCCCGCTTCCAGGATTGCATCCTCGGCGGCACGCTCGTGGAGGGGAGCTGGTCGCTGGAGCCAGACCCGGCGCAGGCCGAGGCCATCCTCGCGCGCGCGGCGCGGCTGCTCCCCGCGGGCACCCGCCTCCACGTGCTGCAGCACCTGGTGGGGTTACGGCCCGGGCGTCCCTCCGTGCGCCTCGAGCTGGAGCAGGTGGGAGGACGTCACGTCCTCCACAACTACGGACATGGCGGGGCGGGCGTGACACTCTCCTGGGGTTGTGCCGAGGAGGTGGTCGCGCTCGCCGGACAGCTCGCCGGTGGCACGGCCCTTGTCGGACCGGCCTGGAATCCTTCGAGCACTGGGAGGACGCATGGAACGTGA
- a CDS encoding DUF2750 domain-containing protein, producing MEREQSQERIQSVLRLPAARRYSYFLQRVVESGEVWGLDGEGWALALDDSGRDVLPLWPAPEFAAMCATRLWSGFQPRAITLRELMDNVLPQLEEEGMPVGVFFTPEGQGHPVSARELIEALRTASGPLA from the coding sequence ATGGAACGTGAACAGAGCCAGGAGCGCATACAGTCCGTGCTGCGGTTGCCCGCTGCCCGGCGCTATTCGTACTTCCTCCAACGCGTGGTGGAGTCCGGTGAGGTGTGGGGACTCGATGGCGAGGGGTGGGCGCTCGCGCTCGATGACAGCGGGCGGGACGTGCTGCCGCTGTGGCCCGCGCCCGAGTTCGCCGCCATGTGCGCCACGCGGCTGTGGTCCGGCTTCCAGCCGCGCGCCATCACGCTGCGGGAGCTGATGGACAATGTGCTGCCCCAGCTCGAGGAGGAGGGGATGCCCGTGGGCGTCTTCTTCACGCCGGAAGGGCAGGGCCACCCCGTGTCGGCGCGTGAGCTCATCGAGGCCTTGCGCACCGCGAGCGGCCCGTTGGCCTGA